The Staphylococcus sp. KG4-3 genome has a window encoding:
- a CDS encoding amino acid ABC transporter ATP-binding protein has product MINIKNLYKTFGKNEVLKGIDMSVNQGEVVAIIGPSGSGKSTLLRCMNLLETPTSGEVIFKDHSLTSKNTELEKLRQQMGMVFQNFNLFPHKKVIDNIILAPSLLKKDKQSNLKGQAQELLDKVGLSDKADAYPSQLSGGQKQRVAIARALAMNPEVLLFDEPTSALDPEVVGDVLKVMKDLAKEGMTMVVVTHEMNFARDVSDKVVFMADGVIVESGTPEEIFEQQQHERTKNFLSRVL; this is encoded by the coding sequence GTGATTAATATTAAAAATTTATATAAAACTTTTGGTAAAAATGAAGTTTTAAAAGGTATTGATATGTCAGTGAATCAGGGAGAAGTTGTAGCTATCATTGGACCTTCAGGTAGTGGGAAAAGTACATTGCTGCGTTGTATGAATTTATTAGAAACACCTACAAGTGGTGAGGTTATATTTAAAGATCATAGCTTAACAAGTAAAAATACAGAGTTAGAAAAATTACGTCAACAAATGGGGATGGTATTTCAAAACTTCAACCTATTCCCACATAAAAAAGTAATAGATAATATCATTTTAGCCCCAAGTTTATTAAAAAAAGACAAGCAAAGTAATTTAAAGGGACAAGCTCAGGAATTACTAGATAAAGTAGGATTAAGTGATAAAGCTGATGCATATCCTTCACAATTGTCAGGTGGACAAAAGCAGAGAGTTGCTATTGCTAGAGCATTAGCCATGAATCCAGAAGTTTTACTTTTTGACGAACCTACTTCAGCATTAGACCCAGAAGTGGTTGGTGATGTTTTGAAAGTTATGAAAGATCTTGCAAAAGAAGGTATGACAATGGTTGTTGTAACTCATGAAATGAATTTTGCTAGAGATGTGAGTGATAAAGTAGTATTTATGGCAGATGGTGTTATCGTTGAATCAGGTACTCCGGAAGAAATATTTGAGCAGCAACAACATGAAAGAACTAAAAACTTCTTAAGTAGAGTATTATAA
- a CDS encoding ABC transporter substrate-binding protein/permease gives MKYILKSFMVFIIIFSAIISYINPTAHAQAQDDQWEKIKERGELRVGLSADYAPYEFEHNVNGKTEYAGIDIELAKKVAKDNDLKLKIVNMQFDSLLGAIKTGKVDLIISGMTPTPERKKEVDFSDPYMTVQQKMIIKKSDADNLKTIDDFTNKKIGVQKQTQQEKIAQSDIENAQIQSLTRVPEVIMSLKSGKVSGMVIEGPVAEAYLKQNKDLTFADGVKFNEGTKSTAIAAPKNAPKLMEKLNSSIKEVKDKNLIADYKDSAAEAMKKDDGNFFSKYGNFFLKGIQNTILISIVGVLLGTVFGAIIALIKLSKIKVLRWIASAYIEFLRGTPLLVQVFLVYFGTTAMLGLDISALICGMIALVINCSAYIAEIIRAGINAVDKGQTEAARSLGLTYGQTMKTVILPQAIKKILPALGNEFVTVIKESSIVSVIGVSEIMFNAQVVQGASFDPFTPLLVAAVLYFILTFTLSRVMYFFEGRMKVSD, from the coding sequence ATGAAATACATATTAAAAAGCTTTATGGTATTTATAATTATTTTTAGTGCCATAATAAGTTATATAAACCCTACAGCTCATGCACAAGCGCAAGATGATCAATGGGAAAAAATAAAAGAGCGTGGTGAGTTAAGAGTCGGTTTGTCCGCGGATTATGCACCTTATGAATTCGAACATAATGTTAATGGCAAAACTGAATACGCGGGAATAGATATTGAATTAGCTAAAAAAGTAGCAAAGGACAATGATTTAAAATTAAAAATTGTAAATATGCAATTTGATAGTTTACTGGGAGCTATTAAAACTGGGAAAGTAGATTTAATTATTTCTGGTATGACACCTACACCAGAACGTAAAAAGGAAGTAGACTTTTCTGATCCTTATATGACGGTTCAACAAAAAATGATTATAAAAAAATCCGATGCTGATAACTTAAAAACTATTGATGATTTTACTAATAAAAAAATAGGGGTTCAAAAGCAAACGCAACAGGAAAAAATCGCTCAATCAGATATTGAAAATGCTCAAATTCAATCACTGACTAGAGTTCCAGAAGTCATCATGTCATTAAAAAGTGGAAAAGTTAGCGGCATGGTCATTGAAGGCCCAGTGGCAGAAGCGTATTTAAAACAAAATAAAGATTTAACTTTTGCTGATGGAGTGAAATTTAATGAAGGAACTAAAAGTACTGCAATTGCTGCACCAAAAAACGCCCCTAAATTAATGGAAAAATTAAATTCTAGTATTAAAGAAGTTAAAGATAAAAACTTAATTGCAGATTATAAGGATTCAGCTGCAGAAGCAATGAAGAAAGATGATGGTAACTTCTTTAGCAAGTATGGTAACTTTTTCTTAAAAGGTATTCAAAACACTATTTTAATTTCAATTGTGGGAGTGTTATTAGGGACTGTTTTTGGAGCTATTATAGCATTAATAAAACTTAGTAAGATAAAAGTACTTAGATGGATAGCTTCAGCTTATATTGAATTTTTAAGAGGTACGCCATTGTTAGTACAAGTATTTTTAGTTTATTTTGGTACCACAGCGATGCTTGGTTTAGATATTTCAGCTTTAATTTGCGGTATGATTGCGCTTGTAATTAACTGTTCTGCTTATATTGCCGAAATAATAAGAGCAGGAATTAACGCGGTAGATAAAGGACAAACGGAAGCTGCACGTAGTTTAGGGCTTACTTACGGTCAAACTATGAAAACAGTTATATTACCTCAAGCGATTAAAAAGATATTACCAGCGTTAGGTAATGAATTTGTAACTGTAATTAAAGAATCATCAATTGTTTCTGTAATAGGTGTAAGTGAAATCATGTTTAACGCTCAAGTAGTACAAGGTGCTTCATTTGATCCATTCACACCATTATTAGTGGCAGCAGTCTTATACTTTATACTTACATTCACACTATCTAGAGTGATGTATTTCTTTGAAGGGAGAATGAAAGTTAGTGATTAA
- a CDS encoding PTS transporter subunit IIC, whose protein sequence is MVKYKSSESNGKQFFSNILQAVGAGVVIALLPNALLGELLKFFKDGNQLLESIYQLVVLIQSFMAFIIGVLAAHQFKFNGAGAAMVGVSAMLGSGAVKITAGGFVLNGIGDIINTILVVIVACFLYLLLRDKLGSLEMIILPVLIPVISGVIGLYTLSYVSNVTKGLGHVVSSFTELNPMLMSILICITYSLLMVTPISVVAIATAIGLSGLGSGAANMGIVAACVTFLFGSIRVNSAGVNLVLIIGAAKMMIPVYFKHLIIAVPLTINGIIGGLIAYFIGIHGTPMSAGFGYTGLVGPINAFNRMDGDPTTNIILLVFGYFIIPFVSAFFVHELCKKFIGKYSDEIYRFEIPRQ, encoded by the coding sequence ATGGTTAAGTATAAAAGTTCAGAATCAAATGGAAAACAATTTTTTAGTAATATTTTACAAGCTGTTGGTGCAGGAGTAGTAATTGCTTTATTACCTAATGCATTATTAGGAGAGTTATTAAAGTTTTTTAAAGATGGTAATCAATTACTAGAATCAATATATCAACTTGTAGTATTAATTCAGTCATTTATGGCATTTATCATTGGCGTTTTGGCAGCACATCAATTTAAGTTTAATGGTGCAGGTGCTGCAATGGTTGGTGTCTCTGCTATGTTAGGTAGTGGTGCCGTGAAAATTACAGCTGGAGGATTTGTGTTAAATGGTATCGGTGATATTATAAACACTATTCTCGTCGTTATTGTTGCATGTTTTTTATATTTATTATTACGCGATAAACTAGGTTCATTAGAAATGATTATTTTACCAGTGTTAATACCTGTAATAAGTGGCGTTATTGGATTATATACGCTAAGTTACGTATCAAATGTTACTAAAGGTTTAGGGCATGTTGTTAGTTCGTTTACAGAACTTAATCCAATGTTAATGTCGATATTAATTTGTATTACTTATTCATTATTAATGGTAACGCCAATATCTGTTGTAGCTATTGCAACTGCCATAGGTTTATCAGGATTAGGAAGTGGTGCTGCAAATATGGGGATAGTTGCTGCGTGTGTAACATTTTTATTTGGTTCAATTAGAGTTAATAGCGCTGGCGTGAATTTAGTTCTAATAATCGGTGCTGCAAAAATGATGATACCGGTTTATTTTAAACATTTAATTATTGCAGTTCCATTAACTATAAACGGTATAATTGGTGGCTTGATTGCTTATTTCATAGGTATACATGGCACACCAATGTCTGCTGGATTTGGATATACAGGCCTTGTAGGACCAATAAACGCATTTAATCGTATGGATGGAGATCCGACGACCAACATTATTCTACTTGTTTTTGGTTACTTTATCATACCTTTTGTATCAGCGTTTTTTGTACATGAATTATGTAAAAAATTCATTGGTAAATATTCTGATGAAATTTACAGATTCGAAATCCCGAGACAATAG